GGAATATGACCGGCAGGGAAATAAACTGGCATGCATCTCAGGCTTATACCCGCAGGGAGGTCGATAAGCAAGAATCAATATCGTTTCGCCAGTTAGAAAACGGCATCAGTTATATATCCATTAATAATTTCTACGATGATGAAATCGTCGATAAATTCAAGATGCAAGTGGCGAAAATACGACAGGCCAAGGGCCTGATACTGGATCTTAGGGCCAATGGCGGCGGCAATACCATGATTGCCGAAGAAATCCTGAAATACCTGACCTTTCATAATTTGACCGGGGCCAAAAGTAAAATGCGGGTACACAACGCCACCTATAAGGCGTGGGGCAAGTATGGAGAGCAGTATGCCTGGGCGAAAAAATATGAATCCTACTTTTTAGATCAGGCCTGGAGTGAAGTTCAGCCAGATGTGCTGGTGGCCGATGATGTTCCCCGTAATGAAAAAATCGTGGTGCCGACAGCGATTTTAATCGGCAGGGAAACCTCCGGCGCAGCGGAAGACTTCCTGTTATATGCCGATGGAGCAGATCATCTGTTTACCATAGGTGAGCCTACCTTTGGCAGCACGGGACAGCCGTTAATGTTGGATTTACCCGGAGGTGGTTCGGCAAGCATTTGTACCAAGCGCGATACCTATGCCGATGGCCGGGACTTTGTTGGTTACGGCATAGTGCCGGATATTCAGGTTGCCCGCAGTATTGATTACTATATGACAGATGTTGATAAGGGATTAAAAGCCGCCCTGGATTATCTGCATAATGAATTTAAGCAGGGCCTGTCACCGGAAAAGAAACTGGTTAATTTAAACTAGTTAATGCGTTGCAGTGAGGCAGTAGCAATGGCGCAAAGCATACAGCAAAAAATCAATGAAAATAAACTAAGGTTTTTAAAAGAGTTAAGGGATGAACGTGAACAGGAAAACAAAGCAGGAGAAGTTCCGAAAGCCGTTAACGAAAAATGCGGCATCAGTGAAGAGGACGATCGTGAATATTGATCTTACCTGATGAATTTTGACAAGGATTTCAAAAAAAACTTTATCACGTCAACCAGTGAGGGCTATCTTCACCTGACCATACTGCCAACCGAAAAATGTAATTTCCGTTGTGTTTATTGCTACGAAGACTTCAGCATCGGCAAGATGAGCCGGGATACAATCGAGGGGATTAAAAATCTGCTGAGCAAGTCGGCGCCTTCCCTGAAAAAACTACAGGTATCCTGGTTTGGCGGTGAGCCGATGCTC
This genomic window from Thalassomonas viridans contains:
- a CDS encoding S41 family peptidase, encoding MNKIKKNSILKKVALFACLLLCQQGYVYSNESTPAAPENAGERQVNQQLTLEEKIYGLSLFWKEVSYNFAYFDQVAELDWDATYIRYLAQIHNTKNNFEYYRLMSRLAAELKDGMTWVKIPAELIKQYVDFPAIKLAEAEGKAIVVSVEDSLKEQLPVGSIILAVDGELVLDKLKRDVFPYISSSTEHIKLDKAIQGSYTDGYGLLAGAPASRMDIQFLHPDGQVKNVSVERNMTGREINWHASQAYTRREVDKQESISFRQLENGISYISINNFYDDEIVDKFKMQVAKIRQAKGLILDLRANGGGNTMIAEEILKYLTFHNLTGAKSKMRVHNATYKAWGKYGEQYAWAKKYESYFLDQAWSEVQPDVLVADDVPRNEKIVVPTAILIGRETSGAAEDFLLYADGADHLFTIGEPTFGSTGQPLMLDLPGGGSASICTKRDTYADGRDFVGYGIVPDIQVARSIDYYMTDVDKGLKAALDYLHNEFKQGLSPEKKLVNLN